From a region of the Campylobacter anatolicus genome:
- a CDS encoding helix-turn-helix domain-containing protein — MKEKLGEKIKLIRENIRISQRELARRIDFSNSNLKYIEDGINTPSFEVYKKS; from the coding sequence TTGAAAGAAAAACTTGGTGAAAAAATAAAGTTAATTCGAGAAAATATAAGAATTAGTCAGCGAGAACTTGCAAGAAGGATTGATTTTTCAAATTCTAACTTGAAATATATTGAAGATGGAATAAATACTCCAAGTTTTGAAGTATATAAAAAATCATAG
- a CDS encoding HsdM family class I SAM-dependent methyltransferase, translating to MQVWRNKAMAKKEIATDLWVYDMLKEIGVYNEFSAQGSNIKEINEALQSASKKGTGKVGFPEYVGVIKDFLIVIEDKASISKHINRNENDLIAEDVKSITDYAVNGALFYGKHLAKNTTYKKILAIGVSGNEKNHRISPLFIDERGGYKELNDVETFISFSLDNINEYYEREILEIKTNDELKTEELLKVARSLHEDLRNYGNLEDKNKPLIVSGILLALSEIEYKNFDISDLIGDQIRTDGSKIYKAIEDNLKRANVSPEVKRDKLLNQFNIIKDNNKINEKNSNLGKTPLRYFTEVLYNSIFTNIKYSSSTEDYIGRFYGEFMSYSGGDGQSLGIILTPRHITDLFCELLDIQPTDKVLDPCCGTAGFLIAAMHQMLSKTQDEAEQMEIRKNRLFGIELQDYMFTIATTNMILRGDGKSNLENQDFLAQNPSKIQLKGCTVGMMNPPYSQGSKQNPELYEINFVNHLLESLVKGAKVAVIVPQSTFTGKTKDEQNLKTKILSNHTLEGVVTLNKNTFYGVGTNPCIGIFTAGIPHSKTKKSKFINFENDGYVVSKHIGLIDDGSAKDKKQHLLDVWNDEIEAPTKFCVETTVEDTDEWLHSFYYFNDEIPSDEDFEKTIADYLTFEVNMITHGRGYLFGIEEKIAQIEDDVLKVTEDGADYV from the coding sequence ATGCAAGTATGGAGAAATAAAGCAATGGCTAAAAAGGAAATAGCGACCGATTTATGGGTTTACGATATGCTGAAAGAGATAGGGGTTTATAATGAATTTTCTGCACAAGGAAGCAATATAAAAGAAATAAACGAAGCTTTACAATCGGCATCAAAAAAAGGCACGGGGAAAGTAGGATTTCCAGAGTATGTTGGAGTTATTAAAGATTTTTTGATTGTTATAGAAGATAAAGCTAGTATAAGTAAACATATTAATAGAAACGAAAATGATTTGATAGCTGAAGATGTTAAGTCAATAACAGATTATGCTGTGAACGGGGCTTTGTTTTATGGAAAGCATTTAGCTAAAAATACAACCTACAAAAAAATTCTTGCTATCGGTGTGAGTGGTAATGAAAAAAATCACAGAATATCGCCCCTATTTATTGATGAAAGAGGTGGATATAAGGAACTTAATGATGTTGAGACGTTTATATCTTTTAGCCTTGATAACATAAATGAGTATTACGAAAGAGAAATTTTAGAAATCAAAACTAATGATGAGTTAAAGACGGAAGAGTTATTAAAAGTTGCACGCTCCCTTCATGAAGATTTAAGAAATTACGGAAATTTAGAAGATAAGAATAAGCCATTGATTGTTTCAGGAATTTTGCTTGCATTATCCGAAATAGAATATAAAAATTTTGATATTTCTGATTTGATAGGCGATCAAATAAGGACTGATGGTTCAAAGATATATAAGGCAATAGAAGATAACTTAAAAAGAGCTAATGTCAGTCCTGAAGTTAAAAGAGATAAGCTTCTTAACCAATTCAATATCATAAAAGATAACAATAAAATTAATGAAAAAAATTCCAATCTTGGAAAAACTCCACTTAGATATTTTACAGAGGTTTTATATAACAGCATCTTCACAAATATAAAATATAGTTCATCTACAGAAGATTATATCGGCAGATTTTATGGTGAATTTATGTCTTATTCTGGAGGAGATGGGCAGAGTTTAGGTATTATCTTAACTCCAAGACATATTACAGATCTGTTCTGTGAATTACTTGATATACAGCCAACAGATAAGGTTTTAGACCCTTGTTGTGGTACTGCTGGTTTTCTTATTGCTGCCATGCATCAGATGCTGTCAAAGACACAAGATGAAGCTGAACAGATGGAGATTAGAAAAAACAGACTGTTTGGTATTGAACTTCAAGATTATATGTTTACGATAGCGACGACAAATATGATTTTGCGTGGTGATGGAAAGAGCAATTTGGAAAACCAAGATTTCTTAGCACAAAATCCAAGTAAGATACAACTTAAAGGCTGTACAGTAGGAATGATGAATCCACCATATTCTCAAGGTTCTAAACAAAACCCTGAGTTATATGAGATAAACTTTGTAAATCATTTATTAGAAAGTTTAGTAAAAGGAGCTAAAGTTGCTGTGATTGTACCGCAATCGACTTTTACAGGAAAAACTAAGGATGAGCAGAATCTAAAGACAAAAATTTTAAGCAATCATACACTCGAAGGAGTTGTAACGCTTAATAAGAATACTTTTTATGGAGTAGGAACGAACCCTTGTATCGGTATTTTTACAGCAGGCATACCTCATAGCAAGACCAAGAAATCTAAATTTATAAATTTCGAAAATGACGGCTACGTTGTAAGTAAACATATAGGGCTAATTGATGACGGGAGTGCGAAGGACAAAAAGCAACACTTACTTGATGTATGGAACGATGAGATCGAAGCACCGACAAAATTTTGTGTAGAAACAACGGTAGAAGACACAGATGAGTGGTTGCACTCCTTTTATTATTTTAATGATGAAATTCCTAGTGATGAAGATTTTGAAAAGACTATTGCAGATTATTTAACTTTTGAAGTTAATATGATAACACATGGAAGAGGTTATTTATTTGGTATTGAAGAAAAAATAGCACAGATAGAAGACGATGTGTTAAAGGTTACAGAGGATGGTGCTGATTATGTATAA
- a CDS encoding restriction endonuclease subunit S, whose protein sequence is MVLIMYKYHLEDVEWSEFSIKDIFKTHFGTNGLQTPTGSYIKKELFSESKLPRITVRETNNGIDSFVHSSDKKFRIFENFISVSFLGGVFYHPYKASIDMKVHALIPRNFELNRYNAQFLINAVKNNLMYSSYGNQLSSTDLPRVKVMLPLDEEQNPNWHFMEEYIKERENKQRNDLNEYCKSRLLDLVLCPEVLTDVEWREFFMGGNDGIFDITATKSGIDKNKLNIESGNVPYITRSEIDNGINLFIINKQKEKYKQDEGNAITIGLDTQTVFYQSNSFFTGQNIQVLRNENLNKNNAMFIIPLLKIQMQKFNWGGNGATLGRLNRTKIALPIDLNGEPNWAYMENFIKNIEQKQIKNILKYLDEYI, encoded by the coding sequence ATGGTGCTGATTATGTATAAGTATCATTTAGAAGACGTGGAGTGGAGCGAATTTTCTATAAAGGATATTTTTAAAACGCACTTTGGTACAAATGGATTGCAAACACCTACTGGTAGCTACATTAAAAAGGAACTATTTAGTGAATCAAAATTACCTAGAATAACTGTAAGAGAAACAAATAATGGTATAGATAGTTTCGTACACTCAAGTGATAAAAAATTTAGGATTTTTGAAAATTTTATTAGTGTTTCATTTTTGGGTGGTGTTTTTTACCATCCATATAAAGCCTCTATTGATATGAAAGTACATGCATTAATACCCCGAAATTTTGAGTTGAATAGATATAATGCACAGTTTTTGATAAATGCAGTAAAAAATAATTTAATGTATTCTTCTTATGGTAATCAACTATCAAGTACAGATTTGCCAAGGGTAAAAGTTATGTTGCCTCTTGACGAAGAACAGAATCCGAATTGGCATTTTATGGAGGAATACATCAAAGAAAGAGAAAACAAGCAAAGGAACGACTTAAATGAATACTGCAAGAGCAGATTGCTCGATTTGGTTCTTTGTCCTGAAGTTTTAACAGATGTTGAATGGAGAGAGTTTTTTATGGGCGGCAATGATGGAATTTTTGATATAACAGCTACAAAAAGTGGCATTGATAAAAATAAATTAAACATCGAAAGCGGCAACGTTCCATATATAACTAGAAGTGAAATAGATAATGGAATAAATTTGTTTATTATCAATAAACAAAAAGAAAAATATAAACAAGATGAAGGAAATGCTATAACCATAGGTTTAGATACGCAAACTGTTTTTTATCAAAGTAATTCATTTTTTACCGGACAAAATATCCAAGTTTTACGCAATGAAAACCTAAATAAAAATAATGCAATGTTTATAATACCTTTGTTAAAAATTCAGATGCAGAAGTTTAATTGGGGTGGAAATGGTGCAACTCTTGGCAGGCTAAATAGGACAAAAATTGCTCTACCAATCGACCTAAACGGCGAGCCAAACTGGGCTTATATGGAAAATTTTATAAAAAATATAGAACAAAAACAGATAAAAAATATTCTAAAATATCTTGACGAATATATATAA
- a CDS encoding restriction endonuclease subunit S encodes MFNHFDKVDWKEFFLSDICNINSGVRLTKANMKDGNIPFIGVTVSNNGITNFVSNTNASFDKNVLGVNYNGSVVESFYHPYSCVFSDDVKRVSLRINKGKINTAICS; translated from the coding sequence ATGTTTAACCATTTTGATAAGGTTGATTGGAAAGAATTTTTCTTATCAGATATTTGTAATATTAACTCAGGTGTAAGATTGACAAAAGCAAATATGAAAGACGGGAATATACCATTTATTGGAGTGACAGTTTCAAACAATGGAATTACAAATTTTGTTTCAAACACGAATGCTTCATTTGATAAAAATGTGCTGGGTGTAAATTATAATGGTAGCGTTGTTGAAAGCTTCTATCACCCATATTCTTGTGTTTTTTCAGATGATGTAAAGCGAGTATCATTAAGGATAAACAAGGGCAAAATAAATACTGCTATATGTTCTTAA
- a CDS encoding DUF4268 domain-containing protein, producing the protein MKLGKLEEVDIKELWKHEQYDFSEWLSNEENIEILSDEIGLTLTEINKEVFVGSYRCDLVAKDETTGIKVIIENQLDATDHNHLGKIITYASGLDANVVIWVVKEAREEHRSAIEWLNNKTTKDISFFLMEIRAYKIGDSLPAPKFVIIEKPNDFVKIANVSIDSGELSKAQAERLNFWNRFNEVLILRNKPFNVRKATTDHWYDVALGTSEAHISITLVNKTNSIGIEVYINDNKELFDKLYLESKTIQNEIRFCMDWQRLDNKKASRIIYYIGGLDFDNHENYDELINEVIDKVIAIKASFKKRL; encoded by the coding sequence TTGAAATTAGGAAAATTAGAAGAAGTTGATATTAAAGAACTCTGGAAGCATGAGCAATATGATTTTTCGGAATGGTTATCCAACGAAGAAAATATTGAAATACTAAGCGATGAAATAGGATTAACATTGACAGAGATAAATAAAGAAGTCTTTGTTGGTTCTTACCGTTGTGATTTAGTGGCAAAAGATGAAACCACAGGAATTAAAGTAATTATAGAAAATCAACTGGACGCTACCGACCATAACCATTTAGGCAAAATAATAACATATGCTTCCGGTTTAGATGCAAATGTTGTGATCTGGGTAGTTAAAGAAGCAAGAGAAGAACACAGAAGTGCAATAGAGTGGTTAAACAATAAGACAACTAAAGATATTTCGTTTTTTCTAATGGAAATTCGTGCATATAAGATTGGTGATTCTTTGCCCGCACCTAAATTTGTGATTATAGAGAAGCCTAATGATTTTGTAAAAATAGCAAATGTCAGTATAGATAGTGGAGAGTTAAGCAAAGCACAGGCTGAAAGATTGAATTTCTGGAATAGATTTAATGAAGTTTTAATTTTAAGAAATAAGCCATTTAATGTAAGAAAAGCCACAACAGATCATTGGTATGATGTTGCTCTTGGCACAAGCGAAGCACATATATCAATTACATTGGTAAATAAAACAAACAGTATAGGCATTGAAGTTTATATAAATGATAATAAGGAACTTTTCGATAAGTTATACTTGGAATCTAAAACAATACAAAATGAAATACGCTTTTGTATGGATTGGCAGAGATTAGATAATAAAAAAGCTTCTAGGATTATCTATTATATTGGCGGTTTAGATTTTGATAATCATGAAAACTATGATGAATTAATAAATGAAGTGATAGATAAAGTGATTGCTATTAAGGCTTCTTTTAAAAAACGCTTATAG
- a CDS encoding DNA-deoxyinosine glycosylase → MSLIHPFEPIFDKNSKVLILGSFPSIVSREQGFYYANAQNRFWRVLAKILRAEIPQNVDQKRKLLLAHGVAIYDAALSCSIDGSSDAAMTQVVPVNLEPIFKTANIKQVFANGGKAYEICLKFLAKDIKNATQNSVIKLLSTSPANAKFRLDDLVREWSIVRGYLE, encoded by the coding sequence ATGAGCTTAATTCATCCATTTGAGCCGATATTTGATAAAAATTCTAAAGTTTTGATACTCGGCTCGTTTCCGTCTATTGTCTCTCGTGAGCAAGGATTTTACTATGCAAATGCACAAAATCGCTTTTGGCGTGTTTTGGCAAAAATTTTAAGGGCTGAGATCCCGCAAAACGTAGATCAAAAACGTAAGCTTTTATTAGCACATGGAGTTGCGATTTATGATGCTGCACTAAGTTGTAGTATAGATGGTTCAAGTGATGCGGCAATGACGCAGGTCGTGCCAGTAAATTTAGAGCCTATCTTTAAAACAGCAAATATAAAACAGGTCTTTGCAAATGGCGGTAAGGCATATGAAATTTGTCTTAAATTTTTAGCAAAAGATATAAAAAACGCGACTCAAAATAGTGTGATAAAGCTACTATCAACAAGTCCTGCAAATGCTAAATTTAGACTTGATGATTTGGTACGTGAGTGGAGTATCGTGCGTGGATATTTGGAGTGA
- a CDS encoding uroporphyrinogen-III synthase, which translates to MAKIYLISNTQTNDTNVINLNVSAIKFLDFSVSLSDFDVLVLTSKNSLEALRQNQIKLDKNLGVFAIGEPCARAAREFGFTQIYTAFNSHGDDFAYEIIPFLSDKKVLFLKAMQTASNVAEILRQNDINLTQIIAYKNSFNELPKALKPPQNSILIFTAPSSVRNFIKNFGWDKSYKVVAIGRTTANELNKLTTPLIASIQSIDECIKLAKTLF; encoded by the coding sequence ATGGCAAAAATTTATCTCATCTCAAACACTCAAACAAACGACACTAATGTTATAAATTTAAATGTGAGTGCTATTAAATTTTTAGATTTTAGCGTTAGCTTGAGCGACTTTGATGTACTTGTTTTAACCTCTAAAAACTCACTTGAGGCATTAAGGCAAAACCAGATAAAACTAGATAAAAATTTAGGGGTTTTTGCTATCGGAGAGCCTTGTGCTAGAGCTGCACGTGAGTTTGGATTTACTCAAATTTATACAGCTTTTAACTCGCACGGAGATGACTTTGCTTATGAGATAATACCATTTTTAAGTGATAAAAAAGTACTATTTTTAAAAGCTATGCAGACTGCATCAAATGTGGCTGAAATTTTAAGGCAAAATGACATAAATTTGACACAGATAATAGCCTATAAAAATAGCTTTAACGAATTACCAAAAGCCTTAAAACCACCACAAAATAGTATTTTAATCTTTACTGCACCATCAAGTGTGAGAAATTTTATAAAAAATTTTGGCTGGGACAAAAGCTATAAAGTAGTCGCAATAGGTCGCACCACAGCAAATGAATTAAATAAGCTTACAACGCCACTTATAGCGTCGATACAAAGCATTGATGAGTGTATAAAACTAGCTAAAACGTTATTTTAA
- the purD gene encoding phosphoribosylamine--glycine ligase, which produces MKILIVGSGGREYAIALKLKSEKNVSKLYFAPGNGATSKLGENLNITDFNELANFAKDNSISLTIVGPEAPLSAGIVDVFKAYGLVIFGPSRAAAKLESSKAFMKDFLARNSIKTARYLNTDDKNEAFKFIDTLGETVVVKADGLCAGKGVIIAKTHDEAKAVVADMLSGESFGDAGRRVVVEEFLDGFELSFFAICDGDSFVTLPVAQDHKRLLDNDEGVNTGGMGAYAPSPLASINLIKRVEEEVVKPTLKGMKAEGNEFCGVLFVGLMVVDNEPYVLEFNVRFGDPECEVLMPLIDGNLSEILKNAAEGTLKNISLKSQYAVGVVIASENYPYKNSPKQPIIVHKIPTNSHLVYAGVSEENGVIYASGGRVLVCVGLGDSIKHAQQNAYKLCKNVEFKGMQYRKDIAWQALR; this is translated from the coding sequence ATGAAAATTCTTATCGTCGGCAGTGGTGGTAGAGAATACGCTATCGCACTTAAGCTTAAATCTGAAAAAAATGTATCAAAACTCTACTTCGCACCCGGCAATGGAGCGACTTCAAAGCTTGGTGAAAATTTAAATATAACCGACTTTAACGAACTTGCAAATTTTGCCAAAGATAACAGTATATCCCTAACCATCGTAGGTCCTGAAGCACCGCTTAGTGCTGGTATAGTGGATGTTTTTAAGGCTTATGGTTTGGTCATATTTGGTCCAAGTAGGGCAGCAGCCAAGCTTGAAAGTAGCAAGGCTTTTATGAAGGATTTCTTAGCCAGAAATAGCATAAAAACAGCACGTTATCTAAATACCGATGATAAAAATGAAGCTTTTAAATTTATAGACACTTTGGGTGAAACTGTCGTTGTTAAGGCCGATGGTCTTTGTGCTGGTAAGGGCGTGATAATAGCAAAAACGCATGATGAAGCAAAGGCGGTTGTGGCTGATATGCTAAGTGGTGAGAGCTTTGGTGATGCTGGTCGGCGAGTAGTTGTGGAGGAGTTTTTAGATGGTTTTGAACTGAGCTTTTTTGCCATATGTGATGGCGATAGCTTTGTAACATTGCCTGTGGCACAAGATCATAAACGACTTTTAGATAACGATGAAGGTGTAAATACTGGTGGCATGGGGGCTTATGCACCAAGTCCACTAGCGAGTATAAATTTAATAAAACGAGTTGAAGAAGAGGTTGTAAAACCAACATTAAAAGGTATGAAAGCCGAGGGTAATGAGTTTTGCGGAGTGCTTTTTGTAGGACTTATGGTTGTAGATAATGAGCCATATGTGCTTGAGTTTAACGTAAGATTTGGTGATCCTGAGTGTGAGGTGCTTATGCCTTTGATAGATGGGAATCTTAGTGAAATTTTAAAAAATGCAGCAGAAGGCACACTTAAAAATATAAGCTTAAAATCGCAATACGCCGTTGGCGTCGTGATCGCAAGTGAAAACTACCCATATAAAAACTCACCAAAACAGCCAATAATCGTTCATAAAATACCAACAAACTCACATCTAGTTTACGCTGGTGTGAGCGAAGAAAATGGCGTTATATACGCAAGTGGTGGCAGAGTATTGGTATGTGTGGGACTTGGGGATAGCATAAAACATGCTCAACAAAATGCTTACAAGCTATGCAAAAATGTTGAGTTTAAAGGTATGCAATACCGCAAAGACATAGCTTGGCAGGCACTTAGATGA
- a CDS encoding RDD family protein codes for MSLNLLDKLERESISLASFSKRAWAFFIDEILISVLFFVIYYEQFSLAQTYEAVMVLASNLLFQMIALKVIYHAFFIWYYGATVGMMLNKIICVNVDILDKPDLSASILRSVVRVFSESCFYLGFVWAFGNHERQTWQDKVAKTVVVNVS; via the coding sequence ATGAGCTTAAATTTATTAGATAAATTAGAGCGAGAGAGTATATCTTTGGCTAGTTTTAGCAAACGTGCTTGGGCATTTTTTATAGATGAGATACTTATTAGTGTGCTATTTTTTGTGATATATTATGAGCAGTTTTCATTAGCTCAGACTTATGAGGCGGTGATGGTATTGGCTTCAAATTTATTGTTTCAGATGATAGCATTAAAAGTTATTTATCACGCATTTTTTATTTGGTATTATGGTGCGACTGTTGGTATGATGCTTAATAAAATAATTTGCGTAAATGTAGATATACTAGATAAGCCAGATTTATCAGCCAGTATTTTAAGATCAGTGGTAAGAGTATTTAGTGAGAGCTGTTTTTATCTTGGATTTGTTTGGGCGTTTGGTAACCATGAGCGTCAGACTTGGCAGGACAAAGTCGCTAAAACGGTTGTAGTAAATGTTTCATAA
- a CDS encoding LPS-assembly protein LptD, protein MFHKFIYLSLAFSLSLNAAIEDVQLLADDVRQENGIVTANKNVVVYSQNYLVTADRAVYDQKSSVIELFGNVNMMKGKDEISRSNYAKLNLKDNSSCFDALFMMNKDMEVWLRSDESSSDSEYYRTKGAMVSSCNVQSPDWSITSSSAMLNKNSKFLHMFNPVFYIGQVPVFYLPYFGFSTDTTRRTGLLPPEIGYSKNEGFYYKQPIYFAPYNEWDFELDPQIRTSRGAGVYGTFRFADSPDSRGEISFGTFSDTNSYRQRQKNKNSNDASLKNKTHNGIGFKYDRDKLIKYLTEVDIQEGLWIDAMRLNDIDYLNLKGRDDDFDSLVKSKFNYFVSNDKHYFGAYAKYYIDTEKIGSPNSNKDTLQELPSLQYHKFTDDLVLPNLLYSIDLQSHRYDRSIGITATQYEFRLPISAHLPLFDDLATFSFYEELYATHINYNDKANSAIDSREDKSTDYVNNYHKFALHTDLAKAYDGFFHTINLGSEYLLPGYDKGKLDDEFIYDLDSTHYENFLIQGKNKEEFSLYATQYFFLSSGRKFLRHSISQGYYIKDDEYANLKNKIAFYPFKNLSIYNNFEYSHIDSQIKRLQTGIIYSNELFAANILHTMRRNLNYTKDSYIATSASIKLPHQFKLLGSWQYDLEKDYSKSWRFGIQHNRKCWNYGIVFQKDIEPTTTTSGSATKKSNGVYFTINFYPMGGVHYDFSVDKTQDSGNN, encoded by the coding sequence ATGTTTCATAAATTTATATATCTATCATTAGCTTTTTCTTTAAGTTTAAATGCTGCGATTGAAGATGTTCAGCTACTCGCTGATGATGTCAGGCAAGAAAATGGTATAGTAACAGCGAATAAAAATGTAGTTGTATATTCACAAAATTACCTAGTTACGGCCGATCGTGCCGTGTATGATCAAAAAAGCTCAGTTATTGAGCTTTTTGGTAATGTCAATATGATGAAAGGCAAAGACGAGATTTCACGTTCAAACTACGCTAAACTAAATTTAAAAGATAATAGTAGTTGTTTTGATGCACTTTTTATGATGAATAAAGATATGGAGGTCTGGCTAAGAAGCGACGAGAGTAGTTCTGATAGTGAGTATTATCGCACCAAAGGGGCAATGGTATCAAGCTGTAATGTGCAAAGCCCAGACTGGAGCATAACGTCAAGCTCCGCAATGCTAAATAAAAATAGCAAATTTTTACATATGTTTAACCCTGTGTTTTATATTGGACAAGTGCCTGTTTTTTACCTACCGTATTTTGGATTTTCCACCGATACGACACGTAGAACCGGACTTTTGCCACCTGAGATAGGATATAGCAAAAATGAGGGCTTTTATTACAAACAACCAATATATTTTGCTCCATATAACGAGTGGGACTTTGAGCTTGATCCACAAATTCGCACTAGTCGTGGTGCGGGAGTTTATGGCACGTTTAGATTTGCAGATTCGCCTGATTCACGCGGAGAGATAAGCTTTGGTACATTTAGTGACACAAATTCATATAGACAGCGGCAGAAAAATAAAAACTCAAATGATGCTAGTTTAAAAAACAAAACTCATAATGGCATTGGCTTTAAATACGATCGTGATAAGCTGATAAAATACTTAACAGAGGTCGATATACAAGAGGGTTTGTGGATAGATGCAATGAGATTAAATGATATAGACTATTTAAATTTAAAGGGTCGCGATGATGATTTTGACTCACTTGTAAAGTCTAAATTTAACTATTTTGTGTCAAATGACAAGCACTATTTTGGTGCGTATGCGAAGTATTATATCGATACTGAAAAGATAGGCAGCCCAAATAGCAACAAAGATACGCTTCAAGAGTTGCCATCGCTTCAATACCATAAATTTACCGATGATTTGGTGCTTCCAAATTTATTATACTCTATAGATCTTCAGTCGCATAGATACGACAGAAGTATAGGCATAACGGCCACACAGTATGAATTTAGACTGCCTATATCAGCACATTTGCCACTTTTTGATGATTTAGCAACATTTTCATTTTATGAAGAGCTTTATGCGACACACATCAACTATAATGACAAAGCAAACTCAGCTATTGATAGCAGGGAAGATAAAAGCACTGATTATGTTAATAACTACCATAAATTTGCACTTCATACAGATCTTGCTAAAGCGTATGATGGATTTTTCCATACTATAAATCTTGGCAGTGAATATCTTTTACCAGGATATGATAAGGGTAAATTAGATGATGAGTTTATATACGATCTAGATTCGACGCACTATGAAAATTTCTTAATACAGGGAAAAAACAAAGAGGAGTTTTCACTTTATGCGACGCAGTATTTTTTCTTATCTAGTGGCAGAAAATTTTTACGCCACAGTATTTCACAAGGATACTATATAAAAGATGATGAATACGCAAATTTAAAGAATAAAATAGCCTTTTATCCGTTTAAAAATTTATCTATATACAATAATTTTGAATATTCACACATAGATAGTCAGATCAAACGACTACAAACAGGCATAATATACTCAAATGAATTGTTTGCAGCAAACATATTACATACTATGCGACGCAACTTAAACTACACGAAGGATAGCTATATAGCGACATCGGCTAGCATAAAGCTGCCACATCAGTTTAAACTACTTGGCAGTTGGCAATATGATTTGGAAAAGGATTATTCAAAGTCGTGGCGTTTTGGCATTCAACATAATAGAAAGTGTTGGAACTATGGCATAGTATTCCAAAAAGATATAGAGCCTACAACGACCACGAGTGGCTCTGCAACGAAAAAGTCAAATGGCGTATATTTTACTATAAATTTTTATCCTATGGGTGGTGTGCATTATGATTTTTCGGTTGATAAAACGCAAGATAGTGGAAACAACTAA